Proteins from one Mycobacterium adipatum genomic window:
- a CDS encoding acetyl/propionyl/methylcrotonyl-CoA carboxylase subunit alpha yields the protein MPSHASSKISKVLVANRGEIAVRVIRAAKDAGLASVAVYAEPDADAPHVRLADEAFALGGQTSAESYLVFEKLLEAAEKSGANAIHPGYGFLSENADFAQAVLDAGLIWIGPSPQSIRDLGDKVTARHIAARAQAPLVPGTPDPVKDADEILAFAKEHGLPIAIKAAFGGGGRGMKVARTLEEIPELFDSATREAVAAFGRGECFVERYLDKPRHVEAQVIADTHGNVVVAGTRDCSLQRRFQKLVEEAPAPFLTDAQRKEIHESAKRICKEAGYYGAGTVEYLVGQDGLISFLEVNTRLQVEHPVTEETSGIDLVLQQFKIANGEALDITEDPTPRGHSFEFRINGEDAGRGFLPAPGPVTKFEPPTGPGVRMDSGVESGSVIGGQFDSMLAKLIVSGATREEALARSRRALAEFNVEGLATVIPFHRAVVSDPAFIGDQDGFAVHTRWIETEWDNTVEPFTGGEPLDEEDNLPRQKVVVEVGGRRLEVSLPGDLAIGGGGGAAAGVVRKKPKPRKRGGGGGAAASGDSVTAPMQGTVVKVAVEEGQQVSAGDLVVVLEAMKMENPVTAHKDGTITGLSVEAGAAITQGTVIAEIKD from the coding sequence GTGCCCAGTCACGCCAGCTCGAAGATCTCAAAGGTGCTCGTCGCCAACCGCGGGGAGATCGCTGTCCGTGTGATCCGAGCCGCGAAAGACGCCGGGCTGGCCAGCGTGGCCGTCTACGCCGAACCCGACGCCGACGCGCCGCACGTGCGGCTCGCCGACGAGGCGTTCGCGCTCGGCGGCCAGACCTCGGCCGAGTCCTACCTCGTCTTCGAGAAGCTGCTCGAGGCCGCCGAGAAGTCCGGCGCCAACGCCATCCACCCCGGCTACGGCTTCCTCTCGGAGAACGCCGACTTCGCCCAGGCCGTGCTGGACGCCGGGCTGATCTGGATCGGGCCCAGCCCGCAGTCCATCCGCGACCTCGGTGACAAGGTCACCGCCCGCCACATCGCCGCGCGCGCCCAGGCGCCGCTGGTGCCGGGCACCCCCGACCCGGTCAAGGACGCCGACGAGATCCTGGCGTTCGCCAAGGAGCACGGACTGCCCATCGCCATCAAGGCCGCCTTCGGCGGTGGCGGGCGCGGCATGAAGGTCGCCCGCACCCTCGAAGAGATCCCCGAGTTGTTCGACTCGGCCACCCGCGAGGCCGTCGCCGCCTTCGGTCGCGGCGAGTGCTTCGTGGAGCGCTACCTGGACAAGCCGCGCCACGTCGAGGCCCAGGTCATCGCCGACACCCACGGCAACGTCGTCGTCGCGGGCACCCGCGACTGCTCGCTGCAGCGCCGCTTCCAGAAGCTGGTCGAAGAAGCCCCGGCGCCCTTCCTGACCGACGCGCAGCGCAAGGAGATCCACGAGTCCGCCAAGCGCATCTGCAAGGAGGCCGGCTACTACGGCGCGGGCACCGTCGAGTACCTGGTCGGCCAGGACGGCCTGATCAGCTTCCTGGAGGTCAACACCCGCCTGCAGGTCGAACACCCGGTCACCGAGGAGACCTCGGGCATCGACCTGGTGCTGCAGCAGTTCAAGATCGCCAACGGCGAGGCCCTGGACATCACCGAGGACCCGACCCCGCGCGGGCACTCGTTCGAGTTCCGGATCAACGGTGAGGATGCCGGTCGCGGCTTCCTGCCCGCCCCCGGCCCGGTCACCAAATTCGAGCCCCCGACCGGCCCCGGCGTGCGGATGGACTCCGGCGTCGAGAGCGGATCGGTCATCGGCGGACAGTTCGACTCGATGCTGGCCAAGCTGATCGTCAGCGGCGCCACCCGCGAGGAGGCCCTGGCCAGAAGTCGCCGTGCGCTGGCCGAGTTCAACGTGGAGGGGCTGGCGACCGTCATCCCGTTCCACCGTGCGGTGGTTTCCGACCCCGCGTTCATCGGTGACCAGGACGGCTTCGCCGTGCACACCCGCTGGATCGAGACCGAGTGGGACAACACCGTCGAGCCGTTCACCGGTGGCGAGCCCCTCGACGAAGAGGACAACCTGCCCCGGCAGAAGGTCGTCGTCGAGGTCGGCGGCCGCCGCCTGGAGGTCTCGCTGCCCGGCGACCTGGCCATCGGTGGTGGCGGTGGCGCGGCGGCCGGTGTCGTCCGCAAGAAGCCCAAGCCGCGCAAGCGCGGCGGCGGGGGCGGCGCGGCCGCGTCCGGCGACTCGGTGACCGCACCCATGCAGGGCACCGTGGTGAAAGTCGCCGTCGAAGAGGGCCAGCAGGTCTCCGCCGGTGATCTGGTCGTGGTCCTGGAGGCCATGAAGATGGAGAACCCGGTCACCGCCCACAAGGACGGCACCATCACCGGGTTGTCCGTGGAGGCCGGCGCCGCCATCACCCAGGGCACCGTGATCGCCGAGATCAAGGACTAA
- a CDS encoding nucleotidyltransferase family protein, with product MSSDARAVGVVLAAGAGSRYGQPKVLAAEGYWLERAVAALDRGGCDEVIVVLGAAGADAVEIPVPGRAVHAPDWSDGLSASLRAGLNAAADAAWAVVHLVDTPDIGADVVRRVLDAARTGSSGLARAVYEGRPGHPVVIAHRHFPELLAGLNGDVGAGPFLRTRADVIAVECADLATGADIDEPG from the coding sequence ATGTCCAGTGACGCCCGCGCTGTCGGCGTGGTTCTCGCCGCCGGCGCCGGTAGTCGGTATGGCCAGCCGAAAGTTCTCGCCGCAGAAGGGTATTGGCTAGAGCGGGCGGTTGCGGCCCTGGATCGCGGCGGCTGCGATGAGGTGATCGTGGTGCTTGGCGCGGCGGGCGCGGACGCCGTGGAGATACCCGTCCCGGGCCGTGCGGTACACGCCCCCGACTGGTCCGACGGGCTCTCGGCCTCCCTGCGGGCCGGGCTGAACGCCGCGGCGGATGCGGCGTGGGCCGTCGTGCACCTGGTGGACACCCCGGATATCGGCGCCGACGTGGTGCGCAGGGTGCTCGACGCGGCCCGGACGGGGTCGTCCGGGCTGGCCAGGGCGGTGTATGAGGGTCGCCCGGGCCATCCCGTCGTCATCGCACACCGGCATTTCCCGGAGCTGCTGGCGGGGCTGAACGGTGACGTGGGCGCCGGTCCGTTCCTGCGGACCCGCGCCGATGTCATCGCGGTGGAATGCGCTGACCTGGCCACCGGCGCCGATATCGACGAACCCGGTTAA
- a CDS encoding STAS domain-containing protein produces MSHLSATARMAAPQHLTRDRATYTSQSLPPSTVVITVEGELDAANTAHFGSYVELRLGTADKLVLDLSGVTFFAAEAFSAVHKVSVQAAGQNVQWNLLTSDPVERMLRICDPDHALTDLRRAG; encoded by the coding sequence ATGTCCCACCTCAGCGCCACCGCGCGAATGGCCGCCCCGCAACACCTCACCCGCGACCGGGCGACCTACACGAGCCAGTCCCTACCCCCTTCGACCGTGGTGATCACCGTCGAGGGCGAACTCGACGCCGCCAACACCGCGCACTTCGGCTCTTATGTCGAACTGCGACTGGGCACCGCCGACAAGCTGGTGCTCGATCTCAGCGGAGTGACATTCTTTGCCGCAGAGGCATTTTCAGCTGTACACAAGGTCAGCGTGCAAGCCGCCGGCCAGAATGTCCAGTGGAACCTGCTGACCAGCGACCCGGTCGAGCGGATGCTGCGGATCTGCGATCCCGATCACGCGCTCACCGATCTGCGCCGCGCGGGCTGA
- a CDS encoding RNA polymerase sigma factor SigF, producing MFRELRELPDGSAQFARQRERIVQRCLPLADHIARRFEGRGEARDDLVQVARVGLVNAVNRFDVDAGSDFASYAVPTIMGEVRRHFRDNGWSVKVPRRLKELHLRLGAATAELSQRLGHAPTPSELAAELGMDREEVVEGLIAGSSYNTLSIDSGGSGDDEAPAIADTLGSSDDALDQIENREALRPLLATLPERERTVLILRFFESMTQSQIAERVGISQMHVSRLLAKSLARLRDELQ from the coding sequence ATGTTCCGCGAGCTCCGCGAACTCCCCGATGGCTCAGCACAATTCGCACGTCAACGCGAGCGGATTGTGCAACGCTGCCTGCCGCTGGCCGATCACATCGCGCGCCGGTTCGAGGGGCGCGGTGAAGCGCGCGACGACCTGGTGCAGGTAGCGCGCGTCGGTTTGGTCAACGCGGTCAACCGCTTTGACGTCGATGCCGGCTCGGACTTCGCGTCCTATGCCGTCCCCACCATCATGGGGGAGGTGCGCAGGCACTTCCGGGACAACGGCTGGTCGGTGAAGGTGCCGCGCCGGCTCAAGGAACTGCACCTGCGTTTGGGTGCGGCGACCGCCGAGCTGTCACAGCGGCTGGGCCATGCGCCGACCCCCAGCGAACTCGCCGCCGAACTCGGGATGGATCGCGAAGAGGTGGTCGAGGGCCTGATCGCCGGCAGCTCGTACAACACGCTGTCCATCGACAGTGGTGGTTCCGGTGATGACGAGGCCCCGGCGATCGCCGACACGCTGGGTTCATCCGACGATGCGCTGGATCAGATCGAGAACCGAGAGGCGCTGCGGCCGCTGTTGGCCACCCTGCCCGAGCGTGAACGCACGGTGCTGATCCTGAGGTTCTTCGAGTCGATGACGCAGTCGCAGATCGCCGAGCGGGTGGGCATCTCCCAGATGCATGTCTCGCGCTTGCTGGCGAAATCCCTGGCCCGCTTGCGCGACGAGTTGCAGTAG
- a CDS encoding ATP-binding protein: MVQSTGTHDGAAVADRSVELRVAATVENLAVLRALVSAVATFEDLDFDAVSDLRLAVDEAATRLIRSAVAGSALVVRVEPRADALVVRASATCDGDEEAIVSPGSFSWHVLNSLTDEVSTFNDGDGVFGIALTARRASLLQ; encoded by the coding sequence ATGGTGCAGAGTACGGGCACGCACGATGGTGCGGCCGTCGCGGACAGATCGGTCGAACTTCGGGTGGCGGCCACCGTGGAGAACCTGGCCGTGCTGCGGGCTCTGGTGTCCGCTGTCGCTACGTTCGAGGATCTGGATTTCGACGCGGTCTCGGATTTGCGGCTGGCGGTCGACGAGGCCGCCACCAGGTTGATCCGGTCCGCGGTGGCCGGTTCGGCCCTGGTGGTGCGCGTCGAACCGCGCGCGGATGCGCTGGTGGTGCGCGCATCGGCGACCTGCGACGGCGACGAGGAGGCGATCGTGTCTCCCGGCAGCTTCAGCTGGCATGTGCTCAACTCACTGACCGATGAGGTCAGCACCTTCAACGACGGCGACGGCGTATTCGGGATCGCGCTCACTGCGAGACGAGCGAGCCTGCTGCAGTGA
- a CDS encoding DoxX family protein — MLVRRIARPLLSAAFIGQGIEALRDVKPAAETVQPALDAAQALPSSVADQIPDNAVTVARINAAVQIGGGLLLATGRIPRVASALLAATVVPGNLGRHMFWEESDPALKAEKRRGFLTDLSLIGGLVLASADTAGKPSLGWRGRRAGRRVAERVSAVLPSSSHDALIDAELAEKLSHGVQTGVDRGREFAETAYERAVPLAATAYERSAKALRKAEDRAAPLAAEAYERGAHVLQKGADRAAPLAAEARRRGAELAETALEQGGDQLSSGWRRVRKQI, encoded by the coding sequence ATGTTGGTTCGTCGAATCGCCCGCCCACTGTTGTCAGCCGCATTCATCGGACAGGGCATCGAAGCCCTCCGCGATGTGAAGCCCGCCGCCGAGACCGTTCAACCGGCGCTCGACGCCGCTCAAGCGCTCCCGAGTTCGGTGGCCGACCAGATCCCCGATAACGCCGTCACCGTGGCGCGCATCAATGCCGCGGTGCAGATCGGGGGCGGACTGCTATTGGCCACCGGACGCATCCCGCGGGTCGCGTCGGCACTGCTGGCGGCCACCGTGGTGCCCGGCAACCTCGGTAGGCACATGTTCTGGGAGGAAAGCGATCCCGCACTCAAGGCCGAGAAGCGCCGCGGCTTCCTGACCGACCTGAGCCTGATCGGGGGCTTGGTGCTCGCCTCCGCCGACACGGCGGGCAAGCCGTCCCTGGGTTGGCGTGGACGGCGCGCCGGACGCCGTGTCGCCGAGCGGGTTTCGGCCGTGCTGCCGTCCTCCTCGCACGATGCCCTGATCGACGCCGAACTGGCCGAGAAGCTCAGCCACGGTGTGCAGACCGGCGTCGACCGCGGCCGCGAATTCGCCGAGACGGCCTACGAACGGGCCGTCCCGCTGGCGGCCACCGCCTACGAGCGCAGCGCCAAAGCACTGCGCAAGGCCGAGGACCGGGCGGCCCCGTTGGCCGCCGAAGCCTACGAACGCGGCGCGCACGTTTTGCAGAAGGGCGCCGACCGGGCCGCGCCGTTGGCCGCCGAAGCTCGCCGCCGAGGCGCGGAGCTAGCCGAGACCGCCCTCGAGCAGGGCGGCGATCAGCTGTCTTCGGGCTGGCGCCGGGTGCGCAAGCAGATCTGA
- a CDS encoding methyltransferase, which produces MRPTLTGVALDATAVYRPQQDSHLLIRAVRESVPVVGRRALDLCSGSGVVAMAVAGLGAASVTGFDICAHAVRYARTRASVAGARVDVRLGSWTQALECAPFDVVACNPPSLPTEPGHGDGAPPGAWGAPSTPWNGGPDGRVILDPLCRVAADMLTAGGTLLLVQSEFADIERSLRQLSDSGLDARVVLSDQVRFGTALAEQARWLERTGRLAVGRRQQTIAVIQADKPA; this is translated from the coding sequence GTGAGACCGACGCTGACCGGGGTGGCCCTGGACGCCACCGCTGTGTATCGGCCGCAACAGGATTCGCACCTGCTCATACGGGCGGTGCGGGAATCGGTTCCGGTGGTCGGGCGGCGGGCGCTCGATCTGTGCTCGGGCAGCGGTGTGGTCGCCATGGCCGTGGCCGGTCTGGGCGCCGCGAGCGTGACTGGGTTCGACATCTGTGCGCACGCGGTTCGCTATGCGCGCACCCGCGCATCGGTGGCCGGGGCCCGGGTGGACGTGAGGCTCGGCTCCTGGACGCAGGCGCTGGAGTGCGCGCCGTTCGACGTGGTGGCGTGCAACCCCCCGAGCCTGCCGACCGAACCCGGTCATGGCGACGGTGCGCCCCCCGGCGCGTGGGGTGCACCCAGCACGCCGTGGAACGGCGGGCCGGACGGGCGGGTGATCTTGGATCCGCTGTGTCGGGTGGCCGCCGACATGCTCACCGCCGGCGGCACGTTGCTGTTGGTCCAGTCCGAGTTTGCCGATATCGAGCGCTCACTGCGGCAATTGTCGGACAGCGGGCTGGATGCGCGCGTCGTGCTGAGCGACCAGGTCCGATTCGGGACGGCGCTCGCCGAACAGGCCCGCTGGTTGGAGCGGACCGGGCGGCTGGCCGTCGGGCGCCGGCAGCAGACGATCGCGGTGATCCAGGCCGACAAGCCGGCCTGA
- a CDS encoding LLM class F420-dependent oxidoreductase, which produces MTRFGYTLMTEQAGPKDLVRHAVSAEQVGFDFEVCSDHYSPWLAAQGHAPNAWPVLGAVAHATSEVGLYSYVTCPTMRYHPAVVAQQAATVQILAEGRFTLGLGSGENLNEHVVGQGWPTAGRRLDMLAEAIRVIRELFGGELVDFTGDYFTVDSARLWDLPAEPVGLAVAMGGQRAVEQLAVLSDHLINTAPDGDVVQGWHHQRQGMGLTEGRVVGQLPVCWDPDRDTAVARAHDQFRWFAGGWPVNADLPTPAGFAAATKFVRPDDVASAIPCGPDLDAIVEAVRPYRDAGFTDIALIQIGGDTQDQFLAEAATPLLSALRAELG; this is translated from the coding sequence ATGACCAGATTCGGATACACCTTGATGACCGAGCAGGCTGGTCCCAAAGATCTTGTTCGCCATGCGGTTTCCGCCGAACAGGTCGGGTTCGACTTCGAGGTCTGCAGTGATCACTACTCGCCGTGGCTGGCGGCGCAGGGGCACGCACCCAACGCGTGGCCGGTGCTGGGTGCGGTGGCCCACGCCACCAGCGAGGTCGGCCTGTACTCGTACGTGACGTGCCCGACGATGCGGTACCACCCTGCGGTGGTCGCGCAGCAGGCCGCGACGGTGCAGATCCTGGCCGAGGGCAGATTCACCCTCGGGCTGGGAAGCGGCGAGAACCTGAACGAACACGTGGTCGGCCAGGGGTGGCCGACCGCGGGCCGCAGACTCGACATGCTGGCCGAGGCCATCAGGGTGATCCGGGAGCTGTTCGGCGGCGAGCTGGTGGACTTCACCGGCGACTATTTCACCGTGGACTCCGCCCGGTTGTGGGACCTGCCGGCCGAACCGGTCGGGCTGGCGGTCGCGATGGGTGGGCAGCGGGCGGTCGAGCAACTGGCCGTGCTGTCCGATCATCTGATCAACACCGCTCCCGACGGCGACGTCGTGCAGGGGTGGCACCATCAGCGCCAAGGCATGGGCCTGACCGAGGGCCGCGTCGTCGGTCAGCTACCGGTCTGCTGGGATCCCGACCGCGACACCGCCGTGGCGCGGGCCCACGATCAATTCCGGTGGTTCGCCGGCGGTTGGCCGGTCAACGCCGACCTGCCGACCCCCGCGGGGTTCGCTGCGGCAACCAAGTTCGTCCGACCCGACGACGTGGCGTCGGCCATACCGTGCGGGCCCGATCTCGACGCCATCGTCGAGGCCGTGCGACCCTACCGGGACGCCGGCTTTACCGATATCGCATTGATCCAGATCGGCGGGGACACCCAGGACCAGTTCCTTGCCGAGGCGGCCACGCCGCTGCTGAGCGCGCTGCGCGCGGAGCTGGGGTGA